A genomic segment from Bacteroidota bacterium encodes:
- the cydB gene encoding cytochrome d ubiquinol oxidase subunit II — MFENCTYLFLQQYWWIIASLLGALLVFLMFVQGGQTLIGIARNEEEKTMILNAVGRKWEFTFTTLVTFGGAMFAAFPKFYSTSFGGAYWAWMAILFCFTIQAVSFEFRRKKGNFLGPRTYETFLYINGSLGVFLIGAAVGTFFTGSDFSLNDANSVIWNSPFRGVEAVFNVQNVLLGFTVFFLSRILGALYIMNSIDDEGLFMGARKQVMINTLFFLPVFLTFVGMLLWRDGFAYDSQTQVVSLVANKYLMNLIEMPIVLVIFLLGVVAVLVGIIMAWFKKSTKGIWFSGLGTVLTVFALLLIAGLNHTSFYPSTGNLQSSLTILNSSSSQYTLTVMSYVSLLVPFVLAYIFFAWRAIDRKKIDKAEMKDNDHVY, encoded by the coding sequence ATGTTTGAAAACTGCACATATTTATTCCTTCAGCAATACTGGTGGATTATTGCTTCGCTGTTAGGCGCACTGCTGGTATTCCTTATGTTTGTTCAAGGCGGACAAACCCTCATTGGCATTGCACGCAATGAGGAAGAAAAAACAATGATCCTGAACGCCGTCGGGCGCAAATGGGAATTTACATTCACCACACTTGTTACATTTGGTGGGGCTATGTTCGCGGCATTTCCAAAATTCTATTCAACCAGTTTCGGTGGCGCCTACTGGGCATGGATGGCTATACTGTTCTGCTTTACAATTCAGGCAGTATCCTTTGAATTCAGACGGAAGAAAGGAAATTTTCTCGGCCCACGCACCTACGAAACCTTCCTCTATATTAATGGAAGTCTCGGCGTTTTCCTTATTGGCGCAGCCGTGGGTACTTTTTTCACGGGCTCTGATTTTAGTTTGAACGATGCTAACAGCGTAATCTGGAACAGCCCGTTCCGCGGGGTGGAAGCTGTTTTTAATGTTCAAAATGTGCTGCTCGGATTTACTGTGTTTTTTCTATCGCGTATTCTGGGTGCACTTTATATTATGAACAGTATCGACGATGAAGGTCTATTTATGGGCGCCCGTAAACAGGTTATGATAAATACTTTATTCTTCCTGCCCGTATTTCTTACGTTTGTTGGTATGCTTCTATGGCGCGATGGTTTTGCATATGATTCGCAAACTCAGGTTGTGAGCCTCGTTGCAAATAAATATCTGATGAATTTAATCGAGATGCCCATTGTGCTTGTGATATTTCTGCTGGGTGTTGTGGCTGTTCTGGTGGGAATTATTATGGCATGGTTCAAAAAAAGTACCAAAGGCATATGGTTCTCCGGATTGGGTACGGTACTCACCGTTTTTGCTCTGTTGCTTATTGCCGGGCTGAATCACACTTCCTTCTATCCTTCGACAGGCAATCTGCAGAGTTCACTTACCATACTGAACAGCTCATCCAGTCAGTACACACTTACGGTGATGTCTTATGTTTCGCTGCTGGTGCCATTTGTGCTCGCCTATATTTTCTTTGCATGGAGGGCTATCGACCGCAAAAAGATTGACAAAGCCGAAATGAAGGACAATGATCATGTATATTAG
- a CDS encoding Rrf2 family transcriptional regulator, protein MSKIVSMSEAASIAVHAMVLIARSEKNINVNLLAEKTGASKNHIAKVMQRLVKQNLIKSTRGPTGGFVLGRSAGKINLLEIYESIEGQIQVEGCPMEKQVCPFDKCLMGGIANKLSLEFKNHLKKQTLNSYMDS, encoded by the coding sequence ATGTCTAAGATTGTTTCAATGTCTGAAGCTGCCTCCATCGCGGTTCACGCAATGGTGCTTATAGCTCGCTCAGAAAAAAATATAAATGTGAATTTGCTCGCTGAAAAAACCGGTGCATCAAAAAATCATATTGCAAAAGTGATGCAGCGCCTGGTGAAGCAGAATCTGATTAAATCAACACGGGGACCAACCGGCGGCTTTGTGCTGGGACGATCTGCCGGTAAAATCAATTTGCTTGAAATATATGAATCTATTGAAGGGCAGATACAGGTTGAAGGCTGTCCGATGGAAAAACAGGTGTGCCCATTCGACAAGTGTCTGATGGGAGGCATTGCCAATAAGCTCTCACTGGAATTCAAGAATCACCTGAAAAAGCAGACCTTAAATTCCTATATGGATTCATAG